In Treponema sp. OMZ 798, the following proteins share a genomic window:
- a CDS encoding Fe-S-containing protein: MIPVSIFFLILIVLLLFKAKTKTSLVYENVFSTAVFLYTASSIFYYLPVIITLSTTLVNYGESAVSTLVLYRLIGYLLGIVFIILASLSIYKTLIKLSDIELKVTVIASLCIFGITQIVVIIQRLYSLRIIPRNDFIFWLIATVVNNGNFFIFAVIVFIMFAPILLWKKNIKITEAYNNNAELRKIKAKKRNAKKWARFSLSLLLISVFSLSVLRFYVDREVPLSPPENYTIEDGMAVISLEQLEDDKLHRYEYITEEGISMRFIAIKKSEGAYGVGLDACDICGPSGYFERNNEVICKLCDVVMNKATIGFPGGCNPVPIPYIVHAGNIKIKISDLESEAHRFK, encoded by the coding sequence ATGATTCCCGTCAGTATCTTTTTTTTAATTTTAATTGTTCTTTTATTGTTTAAAGCAAAAACAAAAACTTCGTTAGTATATGAAAATGTTTTTAGTACAGCCGTCTTTTTATATACGGCATCAAGCATATTTTATTATCTTCCCGTTATTATAACTCTTTCGACAACCTTGGTTAATTACGGTGAAAGTGCCGTAAGCACCCTTGTTCTATATAGACTTATAGGCTACTTACTTGGAATAGTTTTTATTATTCTTGCAAGTCTTTCGATTTATAAAACATTGATAAAGCTATCCGATATCGAATTAAAAGTTACCGTAATAGCTTCTCTTTGTATTTTCGGAATAACTCAAATTGTTGTGATTATACAGCGCCTATATTCTTTAAGAATAATTCCGCGGAATGATTTTATTTTTTGGCTTATTGCAACGGTGGTAAATAACGGAAACTTTTTCATATTTGCAGTTATTGTGTTTATAATGTTTGCTCCGATTCTTTTATGGAAAAAAAATATTAAAATTACCGAAGCATATAATAATAATGCAGAATTAAGAAAGATAAAAGCAAAAAAACGGAATGCAAAAAAATGGGCTCGATTTTCTTTAAGCCTTTTATTGATTTCGGTTTTTTCTTTATCCGTTTTGCGTTTTTATGTGGACAGGGAGGTTCCCTTATCTCCGCCTGAAAATTATACAATCGAAGACGGTATGGCTGTTATTTCTTTAGAACAGCTGGAGGACGACAAACTTCACCGCTATGAATATATAACGGAAGAAGGAATCAGCATGCGCTTTATTGCCATAAAAAAAAGTGAAGGTGCGTATGGGGTAGGCCTTGATGCCTGCGATATCTGCGGCCCCAGCGGTTATTTTGAAAGGAATAATGAAGTAATCTGCAAACTTTGCGATGTAGTTATGAATAAGGCTACCATAGGTTTTCCCGGAGGATGTAATCCTGTTCCTATTCCTTATATTGTGCATGCCG
- a CDS encoding iron transporter, with protein sequence MKKTLSCIFALLAIAFVITSCEKKPADQGMKPAPAAEKPAAPTPQEEGAAGFDEFPIGDEQDAGILTVAGVYFQPVDMEPAGNSLSKNEADCHMEADIAANEKGAALGYGVGDFVPYLRVKAYIQKVGSSKVQEVAFMPMNASDGPHYGANVKFEEGLGKYNIKFEIKAPGNDYLIHVDKETGVTGRFWTEPIVVEWKDFEWTGPQW encoded by the coding sequence ATGAAAAAAACTTTATCTTGTATTTTTGCACTGCTTGCAATTGCTTTTGTAATTACATCATGCGAAAAAAAACCGGCAGATCAGGGAATGAAACCTGCTCCTGCCGCAGAAAAACCTGCTGCTCCTACACCTCAAGAAGAGGGCGCTGCCGGTTTTGACGAGTTCCCCATCGGCGATGAGCAGGATGCCGGAATCTTAACGGTTGCAGGTGTTTATTTTCAGCCTGTAGATATGGAACCTGCCGGTAACAGCTTGTCAAAGAACGAAGCTGACTGCCACATGGAAGCCGATATTGCCGCCAATGAAAAAGGCGCAGCATTGGGTTACGGTGTAGGCGACTTTGTTCCTTACTTACGTGTTAAGGCTTACATCCAAAAAGTAGGTTCTTCAAAGGTACAGGAAGTTGCATTTATGCCTATGAACGCCAGTGACGGACCTCACTATGGTGCTAACGTAAAATTTGAAGAAGGCTTAGGTAAGTACAACATCAAGTTTGAAATTAAAGCACCGGGAAATGATTATCTTATCCACGTCGATAAAGAAACAGGTGTTACCGGACGCTTCTGGACGGAACCCATCGTTGTTGAATGGAAAGATTTTGAATGGACAGGACCCCAGTGGTAG
- a CDS encoding FTR1 family protein, which yields MLKKLYKHLLLFLFLFICLFSISAKEKEDLSSWTKIVEKMEIHLNNAYELYTQGKTREAYDEVNAAYFRYYESKGMEKITMSYLSGARKTAVENAFYEYRKNVKSDKDNEMIRAHKDALIEMLYHDAAELDGTSNNKGGSGKSAAVATFISCFVLILREGLEAILVIAAIIAYLVKTGKKKYISSVYVGALAGILISIVLAFLFGLLAGAQSGIAQEIFEGIGMFVAVIVLFYVSNWMISKSETEAWERYIQKKVESSVSTGNKWVLIFAAFIAVAREGAELILFFQGVPVQGASGQRAMILAVVLSAVILIAVFLAFRFLSVKLPLKPFFTVTSILMYILCFSFTGKGVSELQAAGVVGKTIIPWMQNFELDFLGIYATYESLIPQIIVLITIIVFSSLYVKKNKKILAELKKKEEGKE from the coding sequence ATGTTAAAAAAACTTTATAAACATCTTTTATTATTTTTGTTTTTATTCATTTGTTTGTTTTCTATTTCAGCAAAAGAAAAAGAGGACTTGAGTTCATGGACAAAAATAGTCGAAAAAATGGAAATTCACCTGAATAATGCTTATGAATTATATACACAGGGTAAGACCCGTGAAGCTTATGATGAAGTAAATGCCGCTTATTTTAGATATTACGAATCTAAGGGAATGGAAAAGATAACGATGAGCTATCTTTCCGGTGCGAGAAAAACGGCCGTTGAGAATGCTTTCTATGAATACAGAAAAAACGTAAAAAGCGATAAAGATAACGAAATGATAAGAGCTCATAAGGATGCTCTTATTGAAATGCTCTACCATGATGCCGCTGAACTTGACGGCACTTCAAATAACAAGGGAGGAAGCGGAAAATCTGCCGCTGTTGCAACCTTTATTTCATGTTTTGTACTTATATTGCGTGAAGGTTTGGAAGCTATTTTGGTTATAGCGGCTATTATCGCCTATCTTGTAAAAACCGGAAAAAAGAAGTACATCTCTTCCGTTTATGTAGGAGCTCTTGCAGGCATATTGATAAGCATTGTGCTGGCCTTTTTATTCGGACTATTGGCAGGAGCGCAAAGCGGTATAGCTCAAGAAATTTTTGAAGGCATCGGTATGTTTGTTGCTGTAATAGTTTTATTCTATGTAAGCAACTGGATGATTTCAAAGTCCGAAACGGAAGCATGGGAAAGATACATTCAAAAGAAGGTTGAATCTTCCGTATCTACCGGCAATAAATGGGTTTTAATCTTTGCGGCCTTTATTGCCGTTGCAAGGGAAGGAGCCGAGCTTATTTTGTTCTTCCAAGGAGTTCCCGTTCAAGGAGCAAGCGGTCAAAGAGCTATGATCTTAGCTGTTGTATTATCGGCAGTAATTTTGATTGCCGTCTTTCTTGCTTTTAGGTTTTTAAGCGTAAAGCTGCCTTTGAAGCCCTTTTTTACGGTGACAAGTATTTTGATGTACATACTTTGTTTTTCGTTTACCGGAAAAGGAGTTTCGGAATTGCAGGCTGCCGGAGTAGTCGGTAAAACCATAATCCCGTGGATGCAAAATTTTGAGTTGGATTTTTTAGGCATATATGCAACCTATGAAAGTTTGATACCTCAAATAATCGTTTTAATTACGATTATTGTTTTTTCGAGCTTATATGTCAAAAAAAATAAAAAGATTCTTGCCGAATTAAAAAAGAAAGAAGAAGGCAAAGAATAA
- a CDS encoding ABC transporter ATP-binding protein: protein MLLKTKSLSKAFTRGKTSFFAVKNVDFTIDASDFVFIVGRSGSGKTTFLNLISGILDPTEGKVFFEDKDLSSMNDIDKSFYRNEVIGFVPQSLAYLPNLSVFDNVRVPFFLFNRDGDSEGRALSLLELVDIAHLKNEMPQNLSGGEIKRMLIARALMNSPKLLIADEPTANLDKETSETVMNLIKTVNNLGTAVLIVTHDSRILNEDSIIYRMNDGELTIS from the coding sequence ATGCTTTTAAAAACAAAATCTCTTTCAAAAGCCTTCACCAGAGGTAAGACTTCTTTTTTTGCCGTAAAAAATGTCGATTTTACGATTGATGCTTCGGACTTTGTATTTATTGTTGGGCGTTCAGGCTCCGGAAAAACAACCTTTCTAAATTTGATATCGGGTATTTTGGATCCCACTGAAGGGAAGGTATTTTTTGAAGATAAGGACCTTTCTTCTATGAATGACATCGATAAAAGCTTTTACCGCAATGAAGTAATAGGCTTTGTTCCTCAGTCTTTGGCTTATTTGCCTAATCTTTCGGTTTTTGATAATGTAAGAGTTCCGTTTTTTTTGTTTAACAGGGACGGCGATAGTGAGGGACGGGCTTTAAGTCTTTTGGAACTTGTGGATATAGCTCATTTAAAAAATGAGATGCCTCAAAATTTATCCGGCGGAGAAATAAAGAGAATGCTGATAGCGAGAGCTCTTATGAATTCTCCTAAATTGCTCATTGCAGACGAACCTACAGCAAATCTTGACAAAGAAACTTCAGAAACGGTTATGAACCTTATAAAAACTGTTAATAATTTAGGCACTGCCGTTTTGATTGTAACTCACGATTCAAGAATTCTAAATGAAGACAGTATCATATATAGAATGAATGACGGAGAGTTGACTATTAGCTGA
- a CDS encoding DUF4418 family protein, whose amino-acid sequence MKRYIFSVLIIIIGLLVLFAPFGFAHVCPPKDGGGFMKCHWMGEAVRLLGGLIALSGLAFFICKKSRFGISVYNIGIGGVLILLETLVIGTCKHSNMACNMYTKPVVILLAITLMAVSAVYVFLSRKEKCE is encoded by the coding sequence ATGAAAAGATACATATTTAGTGTACTTATTATTATAATCGGGTTATTGGTTTTATTTGCTCCGTTCGGCTTTGCCCATGTATGCCCTCCAAAAGACGGAGGCGGTTTTATGAAATGCCATTGGATGGGAGAAGCCGTAAGACTTTTGGGCGGCTTGATTGCCTTATCAGGACTCGCTTTTTTTATCTGTAAAAAATCCCGTTTCGGAATATCCGTTTATAATATCGGAATCGGAGGTGTTCTGATTTTGCTTGAAACCCTTGTTATAGGCACTTGTAAGCACTCAAATATGGCTTGTAATATGTATACAAAGCCTGTAGTTATTTTATTGGCTATTACTTTAATGGCAGTAAGTGCAGTTTATGTTTTTCTTTCACGCAAGGAAAAATGCGAATAA
- the sdaAB gene encoding L-serine ammonia-lyase, iron-sulfur-dependent subunit beta: MDIFDIIGPIMIGPSSSHTAGAVRIGYLTRVLLAEPAIKARVYLHGSFAYTYKGHGTDRAIAAGIMGMKPENERIRNSLTLAKEQGLDITFEPIDIPNAHPNTALIEVTGIDGKELFVQGSSIGGGNILITKINGKPVELSGKNPTLVVEYQDIPGRIAAITSVTAKHKINISQIHIGRDYRGGTATMCLQMDGLSVGPELKEDILQIDHIKDVILIQPV; this comes from the coding sequence ATGGATATCTTCGATATTATAGGCCCCATTATGATAGGGCCGTCCAGTTCGCACACGGCAGGAGCCGTCAGAATAGGATATTTAACAAGGGTTCTTCTTGCAGAACCGGCTATAAAGGCAAGAGTATATTTACATGGTTCCTTTGCCTACACCTACAAGGGTCACGGTACCGATAGGGCAATTGCAGCAGGCATTATGGGGATGAAGCCCGAAAATGAGCGTATCAGAAACAGCCTTACCCTTGCAAAAGAGCAAGGTTTGGACATCACCTTTGAACCTATAGACATTCCTAATGCGCATCCGAACACCGCTTTAATTGAAGTAACAGGCATTGACGGAAAGGAGCTTTTCGTTCAAGGTTCATCTATAGGGGGCGGGAATATCTTAATTACCAAAATAAACGGAAAGCCTGTAGAGCTAAGCGGTAAAAATCCGACACTGGTGGTAGAATATCAGGATATTCCGGGAAGAATAGCTGCCATAACCAGCGTAACGGCAAAACACAAGATAAATATTTCTCAAATTCATATCGGAAGGGATTACCGAGGAGGAACCGCCACAATGTGCCTTCAAATGGACGGTTTGAGCGTCGGCCCCGAATTAAAGGAAGATATTTTACAAATAGACCACATAAAAGATGTAATCCTAATTCAGCCGGTATAA
- the sdaAA gene encoding L-serine ammonia-lyase, iron-sulfur-dependent, subunit alpha, whose translation MNAKTIEYKKIEDLIQRASEKSLRISDLILEDQSSFLEESKEHCFERMQEHLNVMLEAIDKGTNPDIRSTSGLTGGDAYKIYERAENGKALCGPLLANGIRMAMAVSELNASMGKIVAAPTAGSCGILPGAIGAVLKTKDVKKEDAVMALFTAGAIGMVIANTASISGAEGGCQAECGSASAMAAGAIVEMCGGTPEMVGHATAIAIKCILGLVCDPVAGLVEVPCVKRNASGVSLAFTAAELALAGIKSAIPVDEVIIAMKKVGDSMPSALRETAEGGLACTATGKRLQKEIFGQKL comes from the coding sequence ATGAACGCAAAAACAATAGAGTATAAAAAAATAGAAGACCTTATACAAAGGGCTTCAGAAAAATCTTTAAGAATTTCGGATCTTATTTTGGAAGATCAAAGCAGCTTCCTTGAAGAGAGCAAGGAACATTGTTTTGAAAGAATGCAGGAGCATTTAAACGTAATGCTTGAAGCTATCGATAAGGGAACAAACCCCGATATCCGCTCAACAAGCGGTCTTACGGGAGGCGATGCCTATAAAATATACGAAAGAGCGGAAAACGGCAAGGCTCTCTGCGGCCCCCTCCTTGCAAACGGCATAAGAATGGCAATGGCAGTTTCGGAATTAAACGCCTCAATGGGAAAGATAGTTGCAGCCCCGACAGCAGGCTCCTGCGGTATTCTCCCGGGTGCAATCGGAGCTGTTCTTAAAACAAAGGATGTAAAAAAAGAAGACGCCGTTATGGCTCTTTTTACAGCCGGAGCTATCGGCATGGTTATAGCCAATACGGCTTCCATTTCGGGAGCAGAGGGCGGATGCCAAGCGGAATGCGGCTCGGCTTCTGCGATGGCTGCAGGAGCTATTGTAGAAATGTGCGGCGGAACACCCGAAATGGTTGGGCACGCAACGGCCATTGCAATTAAATGTATTCTAGGCCTTGTTTGCGACCCGGTAGCAGGCTTGGTTGAAGTGCCCTGCGTAAAACGGAATGCCTCAGGCGTAAGCTTAGCTTTTACGGCAGCAGAACTTGCTTTAGCAGGAATAAAAAGCGCCATCCCCGTAGACGAGGTTATAATAGCCATGAAAAAAGTAGGAGATTCTATGCCCTCAGCCTTGCGTGAAACAGCCGAAGGAGGACTCGCCTGCACAGCTACAGGCAAAAGGCTTCAAAAAGAAATATTCGGACAAAAATTATAA
- a CDS encoding NfeD family protein, translating into MAWWSIWLLIGVVCIGLELIIPGLVIIFFGFGAVFTSAVTLIPFVDQALWLQIIIFVIFSVLSLIFLRKKFTPIFKGTIFYSDKKSDKAGEEFADVVEVVFHNKEGRIKYKGTTWSARSLSEEIPEGSRVRVLRREGLTCIVEKVEK; encoded by the coding sequence ATGGCGTGGTGGTCTATATGGCTTTTGATCGGTGTCGTGTGTATAGGCTTAGAGCTTATAATTCCAGGTCTCGTTATCATTTTTTTCGGCTTTGGAGCTGTTTTTACTTCTGCCGTTACATTGATTCCTTTTGTTGACCAAGCTCTTTGGTTACAGATAATTATCTTTGTTATATTTTCGGTTCTCTCTTTGATTTTTTTACGTAAAAAATTTACCCCTATCTTTAAGGGAACTATATTTTATTCGGATAAAAAAAGCGATAAAGCGGGGGAAGAGTTTGCCGATGTTGTTGAGGTTGTTTTTCATAACAAGGAAGGCCGAATAAAATATAAGGGTACAACCTGGAGCGCCCGCTCTCTTTCGGAAGAAATTCCTGAAGGCTCAAGGGTTAGAGTTCTAAGACGGGAGGGCCTTACCTGTATTGTTGAAAAGGTTGAAAAATAA
- the rpmE gene encoding 50S ribosomal protein L31: MRKDIHPKYEETTITCACGNVINTRSTVKDIKVEICSQCHPFFTGKQKLVDTAGRIDRFKKRYNIKD, from the coding sequence ATGAGAAAAGATATTCATCCGAAATATGAAGAAACAACCATTACTTGTGCTTGCGGTAACGTAATAAATACACGTTCCACAGTAAAAGATATCAAGGTTGAAATCTGCTCACAGTGTCATCCTTTTTTTACAGGAAAGCAAAAGCTTGTTGACACTGCAGGACGAATTGATCGCTTTAAAAAACGATACAATATTAAAGACTGA
- the aroH gene encoding chorismate mutase yields the protein MSLIKKLRALRGAVCCEDNQDSISSAVVNLYSQILRENSLAEKDIVSIQFTVTSDIRVLNPASALRKHGLAKNTALFCSLEPCIEGCLPKTIRILIYYYSRKKPCHIYMGGAEVLRPDLIRNTDK from the coding sequence ATGAGCTTGATAAAAAAATTAAGAGCCTTGCGAGGGGCCGTATGTTGTGAAGACAATCAAGACAGTATATCGTCTGCAGTTGTAAACCTTTACAGTCAAATCTTAAGGGAAAATTCCTTAGCTGAAAAGGATATAGTTTCTATACAATTTACGGTTACAAGCGATATAAGGGTTTTAAATCCTGCCTCAGCCTTGAGAAAGCATGGGCTTGCAAAAAATACGGCTCTTTTTTGTTCTTTAGAGCCCTGTATTGAAGGCTGCTTACCTAAAACTATTCGAATTTTAATTTATTATTATTCCAGGAAAAAGCCTTGTCACATTTATATGGGCGGGGCAGAGGTTCTAAGGCCCGATTTGATAAGAAATACGGATAAATAA
- the ppdK gene encoding pyruvate, phosphate dikinase, which produces MAKSKYVYFFGGGSAEGNGTMKEVLGGKGAGLAEMTAIGLPVPAGFTITTEVCEEYYKNNRKYPVELKAQVESYLSKLEKITGKKLGDKKDPLLVSVRSGAPVSMPGMMETILNLGLNDQSVQGLAEKTGNLRFALDAYRRFILMYGSTAMNIEREKFDKILDDVKEKRTKKRLNLAQTAKVSDTDVNEAELQEVIDRSKKLYEKEIKAPFPQDPIKQLWGAIGAVFGSWMSDKAVTYRRVENIVGIRGTAVNVMQMVFGNKGDNSGTGVCFTRDPNSGKNDFYGEYLFNAQGEDVVAGIRTPIKLDVFAKKDPAAYKKLCTARKILEKHYKDMQDMEFTVEEGELYMLQCRTGKRLPAAAFQMAVDMVEEKLITKEEAVTRIKASDIEGVFYKALDYSKASDLKAAHLVDGIPAVPGAACGIICLSAEAAEAAAKDGKRAVLVRHETSPEDVGGMHAAEGILTATGGKTSHAAVVARGWGKCCIVGCEHLRIDYEKKEISAKGIVLKEGDYITLDGSKGAVYKGELPLITPKPPAAYKKIMEWVDQIRKIRVRTNADTPEDAKIAIGHGAQGIGLCRTEHMFFSDESRIQAIREMIIAENKEAREKALKKLLPYQTKDFEGIFKAMNGYPVTIRLIDPPLHEFVPHDKEGQQKLAEKLNISFASVKNRVARLTEANPMLGHRGCRLSITYPEILEMQVTAIINAACTVQKKGIAVLPEIMIPLTIDAKEFKILEKRIRAVADDIIEKKAKDKKLKYMVGTMIETPRAALHADRIAEHAEFFSFGTNDLTQMTIGISRDDAGKFLPEYVDENKAGVFKADPFQSLDQEGVGILVASAIQKGREVKKNLEIGVCGEHGGDLNSVKFFCRAGMDYVSASPLRVPIARLAAAQAEVEASKAKAGAKKPAKASEKAKAKTAKKPARK; this is translated from the coding sequence ATGGCAAAGTCAAAATATGTATATTTTTTTGGCGGAGGTAGCGCTGAAGGTAATGGTACGATGAAGGAAGTTTTGGGAGGCAAGGGTGCCGGCCTGGCCGAAATGACGGCTATAGGGCTTCCTGTTCCTGCGGGGTTTACTATTACAACCGAGGTTTGCGAAGAGTATTATAAAAATAACAGAAAGTATCCTGTCGAACTAAAAGCTCAAGTCGAATCTTATCTTTCAAAGTTGGAAAAAATTACCGGAAAAAAACTGGGGGATAAAAAAGATCCTCTTCTAGTTTCTGTTCGATCCGGTGCTCCCGTTTCAATGCCCGGAATGATGGAGACAATTTTAAACTTAGGCTTAAATGACCAATCGGTTCAAGGTTTGGCCGAAAAGACCGGAAATTTAAGGTTTGCCCTGGATGCTTACCGCCGATTTATTTTAATGTACGGGTCTACGGCAATGAACATTGAACGGGAAAAATTCGATAAAATTCTTGATGATGTAAAAGAAAAAAGAACAAAGAAGCGTCTTAATCTTGCTCAAACTGCAAAGGTTTCCGATACTGATGTAAACGAAGCTGAATTACAGGAAGTTATTGATAGGTCTAAAAAACTTTACGAAAAAGAAATAAAAGCTCCCTTCCCCCAAGATCCTATAAAGCAGCTCTGGGGAGCCATAGGAGCCGTATTCGGTTCTTGGATGTCCGATAAGGCCGTTACTTACCGAAGGGTTGAAAACATTGTAGGTATCAGAGGAACGGCTGTAAACGTTATGCAGATGGTCTTTGGAAACAAAGGTGATAATTCCGGAACAGGTGTTTGCTTTACAAGAGATCCTAACTCAGGCAAAAACGACTTTTACGGCGAGTATCTTTTTAATGCCCAAGGCGAAGATGTTGTTGCAGGAATCAGAACTCCCATTAAACTGGATGTTTTTGCTAAAAAGGATCCGGCTGCTTATAAAAAACTTTGCACTGCCCGCAAAATCCTCGAAAAGCACTATAAGGATATGCAGGATATGGAATTCACCGTTGAAGAGGGTGAATTGTACATGCTCCAGTGCCGAACGGGCAAGAGGCTTCCTGCCGCAGCCTTCCAGATGGCTGTAGATATGGTTGAAGAAAAACTTATAACCAAGGAAGAAGCTGTTACCCGTATTAAGGCTTCGGATATTGAAGGCGTTTTCTACAAGGCCTTGGATTATTCGAAGGCTTCCGATTTAAAAGCTGCCCATCTTGTAGACGGGATTCCCGCCGTTCCGGGAGCTGCCTGCGGTATAATCTGTCTGTCGGCAGAGGCTGCAGAAGCTGCTGCAAAGGACGGTAAAAGAGCAGTTTTAGTCCGCCATGAAACAAGCCCTGAAGATGTAGGCGGTATGCATGCCGCAGAAGGTATTTTAACCGCAACAGGCGGAAAAACCAGCCATGCCGCTGTAGTTGCCAGAGGCTGGGGAAAATGCTGTATAGTAGGCTGTGAGCACTTGAGAATCGATTACGAAAAAAAAGAAATTTCTGCCAAGGGCATAGTCTTGAAAGAAGGCGATTATATTACCTTGGACGGCTCAAAGGGCGCTGTTTACAAGGGCGAATTACCCTTGATTACTCCTAAACCTCCTGCAGCCTATAAAAAAATTATGGAGTGGGTTGATCAAATCCGCAAAATAAGGGTAAGAACAAATGCCGATACTCCTGAAGATGCAAAAATAGCTATAGGCCACGGAGCCCAAGGTATAGGTCTTTGCCGAACCGAGCACATGTTCTTTAGCGATGAGAGCAGGATACAGGCAATCCGTGAAATGATTATTGCCGAAAATAAGGAAGCAAGAGAAAAGGCTCTAAAAAAACTTCTTCCTTATCAGACAAAGGACTTTGAAGGTATCTTTAAGGCCATGAACGGCTATCCCGTAACAATACGTTTGATTGACCCGCCCTTACACGAATTTGTTCCGCATGACAAAGAAGGTCAGCAAAAATTAGCCGAAAAGCTTAATATAAGTTTTGCAAGCGTCAAAAACCGTGTAGCCCGGCTTACCGAAGCAAACCCGATGTTGGGACACAGAGGCTGCCGCTTGAGCATAACCTATCCTGAAATTCTTGAAATGCAGGTTACTGCCATTATAAATGCTGCCTGTACTGTTCAAAAGAAGGGAATTGCAGTTTTACCGGAAATAATGATTCCTCTTACAATCGATGCAAAAGAATTTAAGATTTTGGAGAAGAGGATTAGAGCTGTTGCAGACGATATCATCGAGAAAAAGGCTAAGGATAAAAAACTTAAGTACATGGTCGGTACTATGATTGAAACTCCCAGAGCCGCTTTACATGCTGACAGAATAGCAGAACATGCAGAGTTTTTCTCCTTCGGTACAAACGACCTTACACAGATGACCATAGGTATAAGCCGTGACGATGCAGGAAAATTCTTACCTGAATATGTAGACGAAAATAAGGCTGGCGTATTTAAGGCCGATCCTTTCCAATCCTTGGATCAAGAAGGTGTTGGTATCTTGGTAGCTTCCGCTATTCAAAAGGGAAGAGAAGTTAAAAAGAATTTGGAAATAGGTGTCTGCGGTGAACACGGAGGAGACTTAAATTCGGTTAAGTTTTTCTGCAGGGCAGGAATGGACTATGTTTCCGCTTCACCCTTACGAGTTCCTATAGCAAGGCTCGCTGCAGCTCAGGCTGAAGTTGAAGCTTCAAAAGCTAAAGCCGGGGCAAAAAAGCCGGCTAAGGCTTCCGAAAAGGCAAAGGCTAAAACTGCTAAAAAGCCTGCTAGAAAATAA
- a CDS encoding CapA family protein, which translates to MKKNLKFYYFLFVSAILLFSCNSTSKAIPQKNSVNEITLSFSGDIMAHDVNFKMKDYNRIYDDIRDILLNDDLTFGNIETPICEEKPLSSFPFFNVHRDYLRAAIDGGFDVFAFANNHTNDQGIKGIDGTIKSFAALKEEYKYKELFSSGLKNKEDEDFKPVLIEKKDWKILFLSVTELVNFHGKSKQRLYYSDPSKAGREKLLLYIKKMREENPCDIFILSLHLSEAEYGLKVLESKKTWFKSLADAGVDIVWAHHPHVVQDWELAETESNKKAFFMYSMGNFISGQRWKVNYADPAYYREYTGDSAIMQLKLKKIDGILQSEMEAKPVLITNYNEKGAPVIKRFTKEWIETLSEKERVYYLKRLELMKAYLPKLK; encoded by the coding sequence ATGAAAAAAAATCTTAAGTTTTATTATTTTTTATTTGTATCGGCGATCCTTTTATTCTCTTGTAATTCTACATCAAAAGCTATTCCACAGAAAAATTCAGTGAATGAAATAACATTGAGCTTTTCAGGCGATATTATGGCTCATGATGTCAATTTTAAAATGAAGGACTATAACCGGATTTATGATGATATCAGGGATATACTTCTAAACGATGATCTAACATTTGGAAACATTGAAACCCCAATATGTGAGGAAAAACCTCTTTCGTCATTTCCTTTTTTTAATGTACACAGAGATTATTTAAGGGCTGCAATAGATGGGGGCTTTGATGTTTTTGCTTTTGCCAATAATCACACCAATGATCAGGGAATTAAAGGAATAGATGGAACGATTAAAAGCTTTGCTGCTTTAAAAGAAGAATACAAATATAAAGAGCTTTTTTCTTCGGGCTTAAAAAATAAAGAGGATGAAGATTTTAAACCTGTCTTAATAGAAAAAAAAGACTGGAAGATTTTATTTTTATCGGTAACGGAGCTTGTCAACTTCCACGGTAAATCAAAGCAGAGACTTTATTATTCGGACCCCTCAAAGGCAGGAAGGGAAAAACTTCTTTTATACATAAAAAAAATGAGGGAAGAAAACCCTTGCGATATCTTTATCCTGTCTCTTCATTTAAGCGAGGCAGAATACGGCCTTAAGGTTTTAGAGAGCAAAAAGACATGGTTTAAAAGTTTAGCTGATGCAGGAGTTGATATAGTTTGGGCTCACCATCCTCATGTCGTACAAGACTGGGAACTTGCCGAGACGGAATCTAACAAAAAGGCTTTTTTTATGTACTCGATGGGAAATTTTATTTCGGGTCAAAGATGGAAGGTAAACTATGCCGATCCGGCTTATTATCGGGAATATACCGGAGACTCAGCAATAATGCAGTTAAAACTAAAAAAGATAGATGGTATTTTGCAGAGCGAAATGGAAGCAAAGCCTGTTTTGATTACAAACTACAACGAAAAGGGTGCTCCGGTCATAAAACGTTTTACAAAAGAATGGATCGAGACCCTCTCAGAAAAAGAAAGGGTCTATTATCTTAAACGCCTTGAACTTATGAAGGCCTATTTACCTAAGCTAAAATAA